A genomic segment from Haliotis asinina isolate JCU_RB_2024 unplaced genomic scaffold, JCU_Hal_asi_v2 scaffold_27, whole genome shotgun sequence encodes:
- the LOC137270056 gene encoding adenosine receptor A3-like, giving the protein MNNSYAFIAFTGSPVTFTDLVGLPFLLLMGITEIVLNMVVLVALRSSRDDGSNSFIVNLAMADALTGLIVIYNSVYTMLEWKDVHECLFRFGLLIGVNMASVLSIMLLTVDRYVKIKDPFRHKRVFTSKRVTVLNTSVWVLALTLAVLPVAGWNRSQVKQTCNFFTVFSTSYLVTVVVIFVIPLVAIVTLYPQIYVLARKHAMAIHAQLCRTSSGNTPRSTLRFAKTVGIIIGMYILCWAPVGTYLLLVLIDRPLVEETGVDLGAVLTYTAGVGFLNSLINPLVYAIKIPAVGKVFRRVCCCCCWSDPTPSARHSVYTLASVGLVPLTLDDTR; this is encoded by the exons ATGAATAACAGCTACGCTTTCATTGCCTTCACCGGAAGTCCAGTGACCTTCACCGACCTTGTAGGACTTCCGTTTCTTCTTCTCATGGGAATCACGGAAATCGTTCTTAACATGGTCGTGCTCGTGGCTCTACGCTCCTCCCGCGACGACGGATCCAATTCCTTCATTGTCAACCTGGCCATGGCCGATGCCCTGACTGGCCTCATCGTAATCTACAACAGTGTATACACTATGCTTGAATGGAAAGACGTTCACGAATGTCTCTTCAGGTTTGGGCTCCTGATTGGTGTAAACATGGCGTCTGTACTCAGCATTATGTTGCTTACAGTGGACAGATATGTCAAAATCAAAGACCCATTCCGGCACAAACGAGTGTTCACGTCCAAAAGAGTGACAGTATTGAACACCTCTGTGTGGGTGTTGGCCCTGACGCTGGCAGTGCTGCCAGTAGCTGGATGGAACCGGTCACAAGTGAAGCAGACGTGTAACTTCTTCACCGTATTCTCCACTAGCTATCTTGTGACTGTTGTGGTCATATTTGTGATACCTTTGGTTGCCATAGTGACACTGTACCCACAAATCTACGTTCTGGCCAGGAAGCACGCCATGGCAATACACGCCCAGCTGTGTCGGACGAGTTCAGGCAACACGCCTAGGTCGACGCTCAGGTTCGCCAAGACAGTGGGCATCATCATTGGCATGTATATCTTGTGTTGGGCGCCTGTAG GCACGTACCTCCTACTGGTCCTGATTGACCGTCCCCTAGTTGAAGAGACAGGGGTTGACCTCGGTGCCGTCCTAACCTACACAGCCGGCGTGGGCTTCCTCAACAGCCTCATCAACCCTCTAGTGTACGCCATCAAGATTCCTGCGGTCGGCAAGGTGTTCAGGAGAgtatgttgctgttgttgctggtCGGATCCTACCCCTTCCGCTAGACACAGTGTGTACACTCTGGCTAGTGTGGGACTGGTCCCCTTGACTCTGGACGACACCCGGTGA
- the LOC137270057 gene encoding uncharacterized protein — translation MNTFCESIDYHHVPSTPSCSRPDPAAALVPDIHSPKSPDMDFRGETLVPSTPSRPMVRVVHSTRLREVPADRNCSYLHAGWGHKGCRQMPDLDLFTSFAEQVVPFTPRARAPATRTESCDVISKIFPTYKRAEVAKSRLASSPFIFSTSCHASKERQLSLFSGDEIFA, via the exons ATGAACACATTCTGCGAATCTATTGACTACCACCATGTGCCCTCCACCCCAAGCTGCTCAAGACCAGACCCAGCTGCTGCACTGGTTCCAGACATCCACTCCCCAAAGAGCCCTGACATGG ATTTTAGAGGTGAAACCCTTGTCCCTTCAACGCCAAGCCGTCCTATGGTGAGGGTAGTGCACAGTACCAGGCTGAGAGAGGTCCCTGCTGACCGCAACTGCTCATACCTCCATGCAGGCTGGGGTCATAAGGGATGTAGACAGATGCCTGATCTTGACTTGT TCACAAGTTTTGCTGAACAGGTCGTTCCTTTTACACCAAGGGCACGCGCACCAGCGACCAGGACTGAGTCCTGTGATGTCATCAGTAAGATATTTCCAACTTACAAAAGGGCAGAAGTTGCCAAGTCAAGGCTAGCCAGTTCACCTTTTATTTTCTCCACTTCCTGTCATGCTAGCAAAGAGAGGCAGCTTAGCCTGTTCTCTGGAGATGAAATATTTGCTTAG